One genomic segment of Coffea arabica cultivar ET-39 chromosome 6e, Coffea Arabica ET-39 HiFi, whole genome shotgun sequence includes these proteins:
- the LOC113696344 gene encoding flavonol 3-O-glucosyltransferase F3GT2-like, whose amino-acid sequence MSATKKSHVAALTFPFASHPSVLLHLVQRLAAAAPSVTFSFFNTTVSNQKLFSRIKLHGWDNVKAYDIYDGAPEGYIFSGNPLEPINNFINATPGIFKKGIAEVVDETGLKITCLLTDAFLGFSVDIAEELGVPWVPFWTAGPHSLSAHLSTDAILRTLASAGKAQTVDRTLEFLPGLSAIRASDLPIELLNGNYDQPFPKMLYNMILALPLAKAIVQNCFDALDPIVTNDLRSKLDKVLNIGPLAFPSPKSSSEFEDEFGCSAWLNKHAKASVAYISFGTMLTPPPPELVALTEAIQEKQVPYIWSFRDDPKLPPLKEFFERTSDIGKVVPWTPQLEVLAHSSVGVFVTHCGWSSLMESIACGVPMICRPFFGDQKLNRRVIEDVWQIGVGIKGGVFTKDGMLNALDLVLSKETGNRMRANIAELKQSAEKAVEENGSSSEDFKNLVEIVTSQQDVL is encoded by the exons atgtcaGCAACCAAGAAAAGCCATGTTGCCGCTTTAACCTTTCCATTTGCATCCCATCCTTCGGTTCTCCTCCATCTGGTGCAAAGGTTAGCCGCAGCTGCACCCAGTGTCACATTTTCCTTCTTCAATACCACAGTATCCAATCAGAAGCTTTTCTCCAGAATAAAGCTGCATGGCTGGGACAACGTAAAAGCATATGACATATACGATGGTGCCCCAGAAGGCTATATTTTTTCTGGTAATCCATTGGaaccaattaataatttcaTTAATGCCACACCCGGCATTTTCAAGAAGGGCATAGCAGAGGTCGTGGATGAGACTGGATTGAAGATAACTTGTTTGTTGACTGATGCATTTTTGGGGTTTTCTGTTGACATTGCCGAGGAATTGGGAGTCCCTTGGGTGCCATTTTGGACTGCAGGCCCTCACTCGCTCTCAGCTCATTTGTCTACAGATGCCATCCTTAGAACTCTAGCTTCAGCCG GTAAGGCACAGACAGTAGACAGGACTCTCGAATTTCTTCCAGGATTATCAGCAATACGTGCCAGTGATTTACCTATTGAGCTCCTAAATGGAAATTATGACCAACCGTTCCCAAAAATGCTGTACAATATGATACTAGCACTTCCACTAGCAAAAGCAATTGTTCAAAATTGCTTTGATGCACTGGACCCTATCGTGACAAATGACCTCAGGTCTAAGCTTGATAAAGTTCTCAACATTGGCCCTCTAGCCTTTCCATCACCAAAATCATCATCAGAGTTTGAGGATGAATTTGGCTGCTCAGCATGGTTGAACAAACATGCAAAGGCATCAGTTGCATACATTAGCTTCGGTACCATGCTGACTCCACCTCCCCCGGAACTGGTAGCATTAACGGAGGCAATTCAAGAGAAGCAAGTTCCATATATTTGGTCATTCCGGGATGATCCCAAACTTCCACCATTGAAGGAGTTTTTCGAGAGAACAAGCGATATTGGGAAAGTTGTTCCATGGACACCTCAATTGGAAGTTCTTGCACATTCTTCAGTTGGTGTATTTGTAACTCACTGTGGTTGGAGCTCGCTGATGGAGAGTATAGCATGTGGGGTGCCTATGATTTGTAGGCCATTTTTTGGAGACCAGAAATTGAATAGGAGAGTGATTGAGGATGTATGGCAGATTGGTGTGGGAATAAAGGGTGGTGTCTTCACAAAAGACGGGATGTTGAATGCCTTAGATTTAGTTTTGTCCAAGGAAACTGGGAACAGAATGAGGGCTAATATTGCTGAACTCAAACAAAGTGCTGAGAAGGCTGTTGAGGAAAATGGGAGCTCAAGCGAAGATTTCAAGAACTTGGTAGAAATTGTGACGAGTCAGCAGGATGTTTTATAA